A genomic segment from Streptomyces sp. NBC_01233 encodes:
- a CDS encoding trypsin-like serine peptidase — MRPNRPVTAILCAAALALTAAACGPGDEEAGGDAKPTVAASLPGPDGIKIPDQLKEKLKERGIDLEKWRGGEWKNWKQEDWLREAGDYINPIIEGLWDPDRMRDAEQPQRPSVDPDAGKDQGVTDPTPAPAPVTAKPANPPYHQSVPESGKVFFDGPEGSMVCSATVVKDPAHPGKSNMVWTAGHCVHAGKSGGWYRNIAFVPSYNNAGKPSAQLKGAPREQVAPYGVWWSDWAQTSDQWIATGGPTGGAGAPFDFAVLHVTPEKGSGKSLEETVGSALPVEFAAPAVPKVASITATGYPAAAPFDGQKAFQCTDKPGRLSLNATDPAMYRIGCTMTGGSSGGGWVAAGADGKPALVSNTSIGPAKAGWLAGPRLGPEAKGVFEAVSRKFK; from the coding sequence TCACCGCGATCCTGTGCGCGGCCGCGCTCGCGCTGACCGCAGCTGCCTGCGGCCCCGGCGACGAGGAGGCCGGCGGCGACGCCAAGCCGACCGTGGCGGCGAGCCTCCCCGGCCCGGACGGGATCAAGATCCCGGACCAGCTCAAGGAGAAGCTCAAAGAGCGCGGCATCGACCTGGAGAAGTGGAGGGGGGGTGAGTGGAAGAACTGGAAGCAGGAGGACTGGCTCCGCGAGGCGGGCGACTACATAAACCCGATCATCGAGGGCCTGTGGGACCCGGACCGCATGCGTGACGCCGAGCAGCCGCAGCGCCCGTCCGTCGACCCGGACGCGGGCAAGGACCAGGGCGTCACCGACCCGACCCCGGCCCCGGCCCCGGTGACGGCCAAGCCGGCAAACCCGCCCTACCACCAGAGCGTTCCGGAGTCCGGCAAGGTCTTCTTCGACGGGCCCGAGGGCTCGATGGTCTGCTCCGCGACCGTGGTCAAGGACCCGGCTCACCCCGGCAAGTCCAACATGGTCTGGACCGCGGGCCACTGTGTGCACGCGGGCAAGTCCGGCGGCTGGTACCGCAACATCGCCTTCGTCCCGTCCTACAACAACGCGGGCAAGCCCTCGGCGCAGCTCAAGGGCGCGCCCCGCGAGCAGGTGGCCCCGTACGGCGTCTGGTGGAGCGACTGGGCGCAGACCTCGGACCAGTGGATCGCGACCGGCGGCCCGACCGGTGGCGCGGGTGCGCCGTTCGACTTCGCGGTGCTGCACGTGACGCCCGAGAAGGGCAGCGGCAAGTCCCTGGAGGAGACGGTCGGTTCGGCGCTCCCGGTCGAGTTCGCCGCGCCGGCCGTGCCGAAGGTCGCGAGCATCACGGCGACCGGCTACCCGGCGGCGGCTCCGTTCGACGGCCAGAAGGCCTTCCAGTGCACGGACAAGCCGGGCCGGCTGTCCCTGAACGCGACCGACCCGGCGATGTACCGCATCGGTTGCACCATGACCGGCGGTTCCTCCGGTGGCGGCTGGGTCGCGGCGGGCGCCGACGGCAAGCCGGCGCTGGTGTCGAACACCTCGATCGGCCCGGCCAAGGCGGGCTGGCTGGCCGGACCCCGGCTGGGTCCGGAGGCGAAGGGCGTCTTCGAGGCCGTCAGCCGCAAGTTCAAGTAG